The Nostoc sp. NIES-3756 DNA window CACAGTCAACAGCACGTTTGCTACCGAAGCCGTCGCTTCTAATAAAAGCGTTTGTTGTGTCGTATCTTTTGGCTGACTTGTAGAAATGAGCATGTGGTAGTTTCAGTTCAGATAGCAACTATAGGGAATTTTCGGTAAATGAGATATGGCAGTAGGCCTGTGTTCTGCTACATATCCTCCTTCTGTCCCAACCACCATTTTTATACCAATCTTGCCAGAGGAAAAAAAGACAAAGGATTGATTAACTTTATTTCACAAGATGGGACTCTGCTGTATATACTTACGTAGCAGGATTTCAGCTTAAGAATAAACTCCAAAAATGAGTATACAGTTACAAGTATTTACTTACCTCTATATAACGCTTTTATTTAAGCTTCAGTAAGAATTAATAAAGATTAGGTAAACTAGGTATTTCTTTTAGGAAAAGTAATTTAAAAATATTACTATCTCTTTAGTTAAAAAATTTCGTAGTTAATTTACCTAATCTTTATTAAGTAATAATAAAATATGGATACTGGAAGCAAACCTTTTTCCACAGGCTCCTTATTAACCAATAGTTACCAGAATTTTGCGTACCATTTAGCTGCTATGCGTCCCAGACAATGGACGAAAAATCTGGTGGTATTTGCTGCACCGTTGTTTGCTTTTAGTATTAATATCCCGTCTTTATTGGGTAGTTTATTTGCATTTACACTATTTTGTTCTGCATCTAGTGGTTTTTACTTAATCAATGATATTGCAGATGTTGCTGCTGATCGCCAACATCCTGTGAAGTGTAAGCGACCTATTGCGGCTGGGTTTGTGAGTATTCCAATAGCCGTAGGGATGGCAGTGATCTTATTGGTAGGTGCTTTGGGTATTAGTTGGTGGCGATCGCCACAATTGGGTGCAGCGATTACAGGCTATGCCATTTTACAGGTTGCCTATAACCTCAAACTCAAACGCATGGTGATTCTAGATGTAGTGGCGATCGCAACTGGGTTTGTCCTACGTGCCTTTGCAGGTGCAGCTGCTACTAACATTGTTCTCTCAGCTTGGTTCCTGATCTGTACAGCCATGTTGGCACTATTTTTAGGCATCGAAAAACGTAAAGCCGAACTACGCCTAGCACAAATCCAAGGTACAAAACTCCGTACTGTACTTAGACGCTATTCCTTACCCTTATTAGCACGAATGGAAAGCGTAGTTACCACAGGCACAGTTGTTACCTATGCTCTCTGGAGTGCTGGCCCTAGCTTACAAGGTGCATCTACTTCTTGGATGTTACTCACCTTACCATTTGTATTGTATGGTATATTCCGCTATCAACTTCTCAGCGATCCCCAAGAAATTGATCATGCAGAAGATGAGCATTTAGAAAAAGGTGGACGCACTGAAAGACCAGAAGAAGTATTGTTAAAAGATAAAGGAATCCTTTTCACAGTAATTGGTTGGATTTGCACTTGCTTTATAATTTTGTGGTTAAAAAATCTAGGAATTATCCAATAATTTACTGTGCTATCTGTGTCAGCAGTTAGTTTATTTTTACTCTGAGTTTAAGCCTAAATCTATAATTTGCAACTGACAACTGACAAAATAAAAATTTGATAAATGACTAATATCAAAACTTTGTTAAGTAAACTACATCACTTAACCTCTACTAATCAACTGGAACAATTACCAAAAAAAACTGTTACCCTAGCGGAAATTAATATTGATTGGCTC harbors:
- a CDS encoding decaprenyl-phosphate phosphoribosyltransferase; its protein translation is MDTGSKPFSTGSLLTNSYQNFAYHLAAMRPRQWTKNLVVFAAPLFAFSINIPSLLGSLFAFTLFCSASSGFYLINDIADVAADRQHPVKCKRPIAAGFVSIPIAVGMAVILLVGALGISWWRSPQLGAAITGYAILQVAYNLKLKRMVILDVVAIATGFVLRAFAGAAATNIVLSAWFLICTAMLALFLGIEKRKAELRLAQIQGTKLRTVLRRYSLPLLARMESVVTTGTVVTYALWSAGPSLQGASTSWMLLTLPFVLYGIFRYQLLSDPQEIDHAEDEHLEKGGRTERPEEVLLKDKGILFTVIGWICTCFIILWLKNLGIIQ